One part of the Brevundimonas subvibrioides ATCC 15264 genome encodes these proteins:
- a CDS encoding RcnB family protein — translation MKNKTLIIGAMALATLAAPVAASAQSRHYDRDRDGRYERWERRADQNRWDGGRYTNRERYNDYRRGQRDQYRDHRRYYRGATLPHQYRSSWYIRDYNRYGYRQPPRGYGYYRTDTGDVVLAALATGVIISLLSN, via the coding sequence GTGAAGAACAAGACCCTCATCATCGGTGCCATGGCTCTGGCCACCCTGGCCGCGCCGGTCGCCGCATCGGCTCAATCGCGCCACTACGATCGTGACCGCGACGGTCGCTACGAGCGCTGGGAGCGCCGCGCCGACCAGAATCGCTGGGACGGCGGCCGCTATACCAACCGCGAGCGCTACAACGATTACCGCCGTGGCCAGCGCGACCAGTATCGCGACCACCGCCGCTATTACCGCGGCGCGACCCTCCCGCACCAGTACCGCTCCAGCTGGTACATCCGCGACTACAACCGCTACGGCTATCGCCAGCCCCCGCGCGGCTATGGCTACTACCGGACGGATACCGGCGACGTGGTCCTGGCGGCCCTGGCCACCGGCGTCATCATCTCGCTGCTGAGCAACTAG
- the xseA gene encoding exodeoxyribonuclease VII large subunit, with protein sequence MTDDYVFAGPEEATPAPARDNNPPLSISELSFALKRTLEDRFGHVRLRGEISKVNRHASGHIYLTLKDDKSAIDGVVWKGSARGLGVQPETGLEVIVTGKITSYPARSSYQIVIESMEAAGAGALLAQLERLKVRLSGEGLFDPARKRSIPLYPRTIGVITSPTGAVIRDILHRIAERWPCHVIVWPVVVQGDAACGQVGAAIRGFDAMTPGGPIPRPDLLIVARGGGSVEDLWCFNDEGLARTVAAATIPIISAVGHETDTTLIDFVSDRRAPTPTGAAEIATPVLADLRAAVTDLERRLDRAGARLLEDRRVRLRAVARGLPARPEDLIALAQQRLDHAASRLGSGLGRNVELHHRRLVGVAGRFSPRLLDRAVEQRTARLDGLGSRLVAALGANAARHERRLLQVSGRLTPAPLRHRLEQRSDRLTATVARLDRARPQAILRASDRLAALARALATLDPRRPKPGFARIDDETGKMIASAAALSPGQRVSLNFADGSQGATIDGPASAPRPPGKPRTAPVDQGSLF encoded by the coding sequence ATGACCGACGACTACGTCTTCGCCGGGCCCGAAGAGGCCACGCCCGCCCCCGCGCGCGATAACAATCCGCCCCTGTCGATCTCGGAGCTGTCGTTCGCCCTGAAGCGCACGCTGGAGGACCGATTCGGCCACGTCCGGCTGCGGGGCGAGATCTCCAAGGTCAATCGCCACGCCTCGGGCCACATCTATCTGACGCTGAAGGACGACAAGTCCGCCATCGACGGCGTCGTCTGGAAGGGGTCGGCGCGCGGCCTGGGTGTCCAGCCCGAGACGGGCCTGGAGGTCATCGTCACCGGCAAGATCACCTCCTATCCGGCGCGGTCCAGCTACCAGATCGTGATCGAATCGATGGAGGCGGCCGGTGCCGGGGCCCTGCTGGCCCAGCTGGAGCGGCTGAAGGTCCGTCTGTCGGGCGAAGGCCTGTTCGATCCGGCCCGCAAGCGGTCCATTCCGCTCTACCCCCGCACCATCGGCGTGATCACCAGCCCGACCGGCGCGGTCATCCGCGATATTTTGCACCGCATCGCCGAGCGCTGGCCCTGCCATGTCATCGTCTGGCCCGTGGTCGTCCAGGGCGATGCCGCCTGCGGTCAGGTCGGGGCCGCCATCCGCGGCTTCGACGCCATGACGCCGGGCGGTCCTATCCCGCGCCCCGACCTGCTGATCGTCGCGCGCGGCGGCGGCTCGGTCGAGGACCTGTGGTGCTTCAACGACGAGGGCCTCGCCCGCACGGTGGCGGCGGCCACTATCCCCATCATCTCGGCCGTAGGGCACGAGACCGACACCACCCTGATCGACTTCGTGTCCGACCGCAGGGCACCGACACCGACCGGCGCGGCCGAGATCGCCACGCCGGTCCTGGCCGACCTCCGTGCCGCCGTCACCGATCTGGAACGCCGGCTGGACCGCGCGGGCGCCCGTCTGCTGGAGGACCGGCGCGTTCGTCTGCGCGCCGTCGCCCGGGGCCTTCCCGCGCGGCCCGAGGACCTGATCGCCCTGGCCCAGCAGCGTCTGGACCATGCCGCCAGCCGACTGGGGTCGGGTCTGGGCCGCAACGTCGAGCTGCATCACCGTCGGCTGGTGGGGGTCGCAGGCCGGTTCTCGCCCCGCCTGCTGGACCGCGCCGTCGAACAGCGCACGGCCCGGCTGGACGGGCTGGGCAGCCGTCTGGTCGCCGCGCTCGGCGCCAACGCCGCCAGACATGAGCGTCGCCTGCTGCAGGTCAGCGGCAGGCTGACGCCCGCCCCGCTCAGGCATCGCCTCGAACAGCGCAGCGACCGCCTGACCGCCACGGTCGCCCGGCTCGACCGGGCCCGGCCCCAGGCCATCCTGCGCGCATCCGACCGCCTCGCCGCCCTCGCCCGCGCCCTGGCGACCCTTGATCCCCGCCGCCCCAAGCCCGGCTTCGCGCGGATCGACGACGAGACCGGCAAGATGATCGCCTCCGCCGCCGCCCTGTCGCCGGGCCAGCGGGTCAGCCTCAACTTCGCCGACGGATCGCAGGGCGCGACGATCGATGGCCCGGCGTCGGCGCCCCGACCGCCCGGCAAGCCGCGCACCGCGCCCGTCGATCAGGGCAGCCTGTTCTGA
- the purD gene encoding phosphoribosylamine--glycine ligase — protein sequence MDILLVGSGGREHALAWKISQSPLVDRLYCAPGNPGIAKVATCLPDYKANDAEGLTRLARELKVGLVVVGPEVALEAGLADRLTAAGIPCFGPTARAAQLETSKAFSKAFMARHEIPTAHYGVYDRIKDAKAALKVFKPPYVIKADGLAAGKGVAISPDRHDGEAEIERMLGGRFGAAGARVVIEEFMAGEEGSLFALCDGKRAVLFGGAQDHKRAFDGDLGPNTGGMGAYSPAPVFDEALVMAANRRIVQPTLKAMALEGTPYRGVLYAGLMSTDEGPKVVEFNARFGDPECQVLMMRMAGDIVPYLLACAQGDVSRLPEPAFKSGTVICVVMAAKGYPDSPIEGSLIRGAEQDFGPHVQVFHAGTHRDEDGMLTAVGGRVLNICAEGEDIVEARERAYEAVRKIDWPGGFNRTDIGWRALERE from the coding sequence ATGGATATCCTGCTCGTCGGATCGGGGGGGCGTGAGCACGCCCTGGCCTGGAAAATCAGCCAGTCGCCGCTGGTCGACCGGCTGTATTGCGCCCCCGGCAATCCGGGCATCGCCAAGGTCGCGACCTGCCTGCCGGATTACAAGGCCAATGATGCCGAGGGGCTGACCCGGCTGGCGCGCGAGCTCAAGGTCGGGCTGGTGGTCGTGGGCCCGGAGGTGGCGCTGGAGGCGGGTCTGGCCGACCGGCTGACGGCAGCGGGCATTCCCTGTTTCGGACCGACGGCCCGGGCGGCGCAGCTGGAGACGTCCAAGGCCTTTTCCAAGGCCTTCATGGCGCGCCACGAGATCCCTACGGCGCATTACGGCGTCTACGACCGGATCAAGGACGCCAAGGCTGCCCTGAAGGTGTTCAAGCCCCCGTATGTGATCAAGGCCGACGGCCTGGCCGCGGGCAAGGGCGTGGCGATCAGCCCCGACCGCCACGACGGCGAGGCGGAGATCGAGCGGATGCTGGGCGGGCGCTTCGGAGCCGCCGGCGCGCGCGTCGTGATCGAGGAGTTCATGGCGGGCGAGGAGGGCTCCCTGTTCGCCCTTTGCGACGGCAAGCGCGCCGTGCTGTTCGGCGGGGCCCAGGACCACAAGCGGGCCTTCGACGGCGATCTGGGACCCAATACGGGCGGCATGGGCGCCTATTCGCCCGCGCCCGTGTTCGACGAGGCGCTGGTGATGGCCGCGAACCGTCGGATCGTGCAGCCGACGCTGAAGGCCATGGCGCTGGAGGGGACGCCCTATCGCGGGGTGCTCTATGCCGGGCTGATGTCGACGGACGAAGGTCCGAAGGTGGTGGAGTTCAACGCCCGCTTCGGCGACCCGGAATGCCAGGTGCTGATGATGCGGATGGCCGGGGACATCGTGCCCTATCTGCTGGCCTGCGCGCAGGGTGACGTGTCGCGACTGCCGGAACCGGCCTTCAAGTCCGGGACAGTGATCTGCGTGGTCATGGCGGCCAAGGGCTATCCCGACAGCCCGATCGAGGGATCCCTCATCCGCGGGGCCGAACAGGATTTCGGCCCGCATGTGCAGGTCTTCCACGCCGGCACCCACCGCGACGAGGACGGCATGCTGACGGCCGTCGGCGGGCGCGTGCTGAACATCTGCGCCGAGGGCGAGGACATCGTCGAGGCGCGGGAGCGAGCCTATGAGGCGGTGCGCAAGATCGACTGGCCGGGCGGGTTCAACCGGACCGACATCGGCTGGCGGGCGCTGGAGCGCGAGTAG
- a CDS encoding murein L,D-transpeptidase catalytic domain-containing protein encodes MILGGSAMLAGCASAPAAVTPIVLAQAPAPRPLAPIPQITPPPLDPQRLVRPALMARAMAALDVHHHRIPLRDRMYLVDFQKFSGEQRFYEVDLIAGRVTAFRTCHGRGSDPEHSGYARTFSNEPESYMSSVGAFATAGAGWGAQQGPNVLLDGLEYTNNLARDRAIIVHGADYADPEFLAREGKLGRSYGCFSTAHTDLPMLRERMGEGRLLYAAA; translated from the coding sequence ATGATTCTGGGCGGTTCGGCGATGCTTGCCGGTTGCGCCTCGGCACCCGCCGCCGTCACCCCGATCGTCCTGGCCCAGGCTCCGGCCCCTCGCCCCCTGGCCCCGATTCCGCAGATTACGCCGCCGCCGCTGGACCCGCAGCGCCTCGTCCGCCCCGCCCTGATGGCCCGCGCCATGGCCGCCCTCGACGTCCATCATCACCGCATCCCGCTCCGCGACCGGATGTACCTCGTCGACTTCCAGAAATTCTCGGGCGAGCAACGCTTCTACGAGGTCGATCTGATCGCCGGGCGCGTCACGGCTTTCCGGACCTGCCACGGCCGCGGCTCCGATCCGGAACACTCGGGCTATGCCCGCACCTTCTCGAACGAACCCGAGAGCTACATGTCCTCGGTCGGGGCCTTCGCCACCGCCGGGGCCGGCTGGGGTGCCCAACAGGGCCCCAACGTCCTGCTGGACGGTCTCGAATACACCAACAACCTGGCCCGCGACCGCGCCATCATCGTCCACGGCGCGGACTATGCCGACCCGGAGTTCCTGGCCCGCGAGGGCAAGCTGGGCCGCAGCTACGGCTGTTTCTCCACCGCCCACACCGACCTGCCGATGCTGCGCGAGCGGATGGGCGAAGGCCGGCTGCTGTACGCCGCGGCCTGA